Proteins from a genomic interval of Nasonia vitripennis strain AsymCx chromosome 3, Nvit_psr_1.1, whole genome shotgun sequence:
- the LOC100121358 gene encoding oxysterol-binding protein 1 isoform X2 yields the protein MAQTEVKLQHGGKKGWLFKWTNYLKGYQRRWFVLSDGLLSYYRAEPTGGPKISTRRKRRAGRASENPGEMSHTCRGTISLHGALIHTVDACTFVVSNGGTQTFHIKAATEVERQEWVTALELSKAKAIQAMESEEEDEYQDNDNQKGEHVSTIKDLTERLETLQKWNDILTKRGTILQRALNDLESLETISPDLSTKIKTVNEKATQFKIAANAMIKSSDEYLQLAQQQEPKWKKMLQHERDQKVRIEKMVEQLARQHSHLEEAAQHALPAAGQAHRQSHAVVNTSPSEDDEDNVEFYDAQESDTFTLSVPGEEGIDSLERAERERTDSQGSDDGSSSEGDPTPLSSADPTRSDSYLIVTENNTTQQSAASLTEVDSVRQKAPFSPTYIHGEKMTAWQSNNGSSGVSGMNAGGGQSGTVSKRKRRTRVPDKPNYPLNLWSIMKNCIGKELSKIPMPVNFSEPLSMLQRLTEDYEYAEILDRAAECTDSYEQMAYVAAFTVSSYSTTASRTGKPFNPLLGETYECDRTDDLGWRAVSEQVSHHPPMVAQFCEGRNWRCWQEFTMASKFRGKYLQVIPLGTAHLEFNSGQHHYTWRKVTTTVHNIIVGKLWVDQSGDMDIVNHKQGIKCHLKYIPYSYFSRDSQRKVKGVVMNSSKEVKWVVQGNWDSKIEIAPVISTSGTPDNPVYKTGPYNCAWKRRLPPDDCEKYYNFTELACQLNEPEEGVAPTDSRLRPDQRLMENGLWDEANAEKLRLEEKQRSVRRARENDAEKSASQGLPYSAYEPLWFKKQEDPYTDSLCHMYNGEYWDCKNKQDWSRCPNIF from the exons ATGGCCCAGACCGAGGTCAAGCTGCAGCATGGTGGCAAGAAGGGATGGTTGTTCAAGTGGACCAACTATCTTAAAGGTTACCAGCGGAGATGGTTCGTTCTATCGGACGGACTGCTATCCTACTACAG GGCTGAACCGACAGGGGGGCCAAAGATATCGACACGACGCAAGCGGAGGGCTGGCAGAGCCTCCGa GAATCCTGGTGAAATGTCTCACACCTGTCGAGGCACAATATCATTACACGGGGCCTTAATACACACAGTGGATGCCTGCACCTTTGTGGTGAGCAATGGAGGGACACAGACTTTTCACATAAAAGCAGCCACTGAGGTTGAACGACAAGAATGGGTCACAGCACTCGAACTGTCCAAAGCCAAGGCCATCCAAGCTATGGAGTCTG aagaggaggatgAGTACCAAGACAACGACAATCAAAAGGGCGAACACGTTTCGACGATCAAGGACCTGACCGAGAGGCTTGAGACGCTGCAGAAGTGGAATGACATTTTGACGAAGAGAGGAACGATACTTCAGCGGGCTCTCAACGATCTGGAGTCGCTCGAGACGATTTCCCCGGATCTGTCGACCAAGATTAAGACCGTCAACGAGAAAGCTACCCAGTTCAAAATCGCCGCCAATGCCATGATAAAA TCGAGCGACGAGTACCTACAGCTGGCTCAGCAACAGGAGCCCAAATGGAAGAAGATGCTGCAGCATGAACGGGACCAAAAGGTCCGGATAGAAAAGATGGTGGAGCAACTCGCACGACAGCACTCGCATCTCGAGGAGGCAGCGCAACACGCGCTGCCAGCCGCTGGACAGGCGCACAGACAGAGCC ACGCAGTGGTTAACACGTCGCCGAGCGAGGACGACGAGGACAACGTCGAGTTCTACGATGCCCAGGAATCGGACACGTTCACCCTGAGTGTACCAGGCGAAGAGGGCATCGACTCGCTGGAGCGAGCCGAGCGCGAGCGCACTGACTCCCAGGGCAGCGATGATGGTTCGAGCTCCGAAGGTGATCCGACACCTCTCTCCAGTGCCGACCCGACTCGCTCGGACTCCTACCTTATTGTGACCGAGAACAACACGACCCAACAGTCAGCTGCCAGTCTCACCGAAGTCGACAGC GTACGCCAGAAAGCTCCATTCTCCCCTACATACATACATGGAGAGAAAATG ACGGCTTGGCAGTCGAACAATGGCAGCAGCGGCGTGTCCGGGATGAACGCCGGGGGTGGCCAGTCCGGCACCGTGTCGAAGCGGAAGCGTAGGACTCGCGTACCCGACAAGCCCAACTATCCGTTGAACCTTTGGAGCATAATGAAAAACTGCATCGGCAAGGAGTTATCCAAGATTCCGATGCCTGTCAACTTCTCCGAGCCGCTCAGTATGCTCCAGCGGCTCACAGAGGACTACGAATACGCGGAGATCCTCGATAG AGCGGCCGAGTGCACGGATAGCTACGAGCAAATGGCCTACGTCGCGGCGTTCACGGTATCCAGCTACTCGACCACGGCTTCACGGACTGGCAAACCCTTTAATCCACTGCTCGGCGAGACGTACGAATGCGACCGTACAGATGACTTGGGCTGGCGCGCCGTATCCGAGCAAGTCAGCCATCACCCGCCAATGGTGGCACAGTTCTGTGAGGGTAGAAACTGGCGCTGCTGGCAAGAGTTTACTATGGCCTCAAAATTCCGCGGAAAGTATCTCCAG GTAATTCCTCTGGGCACAGCTCATTTAGAGTTTAACAGTGGTCAGCATCACTACACGTGGCGCAAGGTCACGACAACGGTGCATAACATAATCGTAGGAAAGCTGTGGGTTGACCAGAGTGGCGACATGGACATTGTAAATCACAAGCAGGGAATCAAGTGCCATCTCAAGTACATACCCTACTCGTACTTCTCGCGAGACAGCCAACGTAAGGTCAAGGGTGTGGTGATGAACTCTAGCAAGGAGGTCAAATGGGTTGTGCAAGGCAACTGGGATTCCAAGATCGAGATCGCGCCGGTTATCAGTACTTCTGGGACACCTGACAATCCGGTCTACAAGACTGGACCATATAATTGCGCCTGGAAGCGGCGTCTGCCTCC AGATGACTGCGAAAAGTACTATAACTTTACGGAATTGGCCTGTCAACTGAATGAGCCGGAGGAAGGTGTGGCTCCAACGGACTCGCGTCTCAGACCCGATCAAAGATTAATGGAGAACGGATTGTGGGATGAAGCTAATGCCGAGAAGCTACGGTTAGAAGAAAAGCAAAGGTCCGTCAGAAGGGCGCGTGAAAATGATGCCGAAAAGTCGGCTTCGCAAG GTTTACCTTATTCCGCATACGAGCCATTGTGGTTCAAGAAGCAAGAGGATCCGTACACGGATAGCCTTTGTCATATGTACAATGGCGAATACTGGGACTGCAAGAACAAGCAGGATTGGTCGCGGTGTCCGaacattttttag
- the LOC100121358 gene encoding oxysterol-binding protein 1 isoform X5 produces MAQTEVKLQHGGKKGWLFKWTNYLKGYQRRWFVLSDGLLSYYRNPGEMSHTCRGTISLHGALIHTVDACTFVVSNGGTQTFHIKAATEVERQEWVTALELSKAKAIQAMESEEEEDEYQDNDNQKGEHVSTIKDLTERLETLQKWNDILTKRGTILQRALNDLESLETISPDLSTKIKTVNEKATQFKIAANAMIKSSDEYLQLAQQQEPKWKKMLQHERDQKVRIEKMVEQLARQHSHLEEAAQHALPAAGQAHRQSHAVVNTSPSEDDEDNVEFYDAQESDTFTLSVPGEEGIDSLERAERERTDSQGSDDGSSSEGDPTPLSSADPTRSDSYLIVTENNTTQQSAASLTEVDSVRQKAPFSPTYIHGEKMTAWQSNNGSSGVSGMNAGGGQSGTVSKRKRRTRVPDKPNYPLNLWSIMKNCIGKELSKIPMPVNFSEPLSMLQRLTEDYEYAEILDRAAECTDSYEQMAYVAAFTVSSYSTTASRTGKPFNPLLGETYECDRTDDLGWRAVSEQVSHHPPMVAQFCEGRNWRCWQEFTMASKFRGKYLQVIPLGTAHLEFNSGQHHYTWRKVTTTVHNIIVGKLWVDQSGDMDIVNHKQGIKCHLKYIPYSYFSRDSQRKVKGVVMNSSKEVKWVVQGNWDSKIEIAPVISTSGTPDNPVYKTGPYNCAWKRRLPPDDCEKYYNFTELACQLNEPEEGVAPTDSRLRPDQRLMENGLWDEANAEKLRLEEKQRSVRRARENDAEKSASQGLPYSAYEPLWFKKQEDPYTDSLCHMYNGEYWDCKNKQDWSRCPNIF; encoded by the exons ATGGCCCAGACCGAGGTCAAGCTGCAGCATGGTGGCAAGAAGGGATGGTTGTTCAAGTGGACCAACTATCTTAAAGGTTACCAGCGGAGATGGTTCGTTCTATCGGACGGACTGCTATCCTACTACAG GAATCCTGGTGAAATGTCTCACACCTGTCGAGGCACAATATCATTACACGGGGCCTTAATACACACAGTGGATGCCTGCACCTTTGTGGTGAGCAATGGAGGGACACAGACTTTTCACATAAAAGCAGCCACTGAGGTTGAACGACAAGAATGGGTCACAGCACTCGAACTGTCCAAAGCCAAGGCCATCCAAGCTATGGAGTCTG aagaagaggaggatgAGTACCAAGACAACGACAATCAAAAGGGCGAACACGTTTCGACGATCAAGGACCTGACCGAGAGGCTTGAGACGCTGCAGAAGTGGAATGACATTTTGACGAAGAGAGGAACGATACTTCAGCGGGCTCTCAACGATCTGGAGTCGCTCGAGACGATTTCCCCGGATCTGTCGACCAAGATTAAGACCGTCAACGAGAAAGCTACCCAGTTCAAAATCGCCGCCAATGCCATGATAAAA TCGAGCGACGAGTACCTACAGCTGGCTCAGCAACAGGAGCCCAAATGGAAGAAGATGCTGCAGCATGAACGGGACCAAAAGGTCCGGATAGAAAAGATGGTGGAGCAACTCGCACGACAGCACTCGCATCTCGAGGAGGCAGCGCAACACGCGCTGCCAGCCGCTGGACAGGCGCACAGACAGAGCC ACGCAGTGGTTAACACGTCGCCGAGCGAGGACGACGAGGACAACGTCGAGTTCTACGATGCCCAGGAATCGGACACGTTCACCCTGAGTGTACCAGGCGAAGAGGGCATCGACTCGCTGGAGCGAGCCGAGCGCGAGCGCACTGACTCCCAGGGCAGCGATGATGGTTCGAGCTCCGAAGGTGATCCGACACCTCTCTCCAGTGCCGACCCGACTCGCTCGGACTCCTACCTTATTGTGACCGAGAACAACACGACCCAACAGTCAGCTGCCAGTCTCACCGAAGTCGACAGC GTACGCCAGAAAGCTCCATTCTCCCCTACATACATACATGGAGAGAAAATG ACGGCTTGGCAGTCGAACAATGGCAGCAGCGGCGTGTCCGGGATGAACGCCGGGGGTGGCCAGTCCGGCACCGTGTCGAAGCGGAAGCGTAGGACTCGCGTACCCGACAAGCCCAACTATCCGTTGAACCTTTGGAGCATAATGAAAAACTGCATCGGCAAGGAGTTATCCAAGATTCCGATGCCTGTCAACTTCTCCGAGCCGCTCAGTATGCTCCAGCGGCTCACAGAGGACTACGAATACGCGGAGATCCTCGATAG AGCGGCCGAGTGCACGGATAGCTACGAGCAAATGGCCTACGTCGCGGCGTTCACGGTATCCAGCTACTCGACCACGGCTTCACGGACTGGCAAACCCTTTAATCCACTGCTCGGCGAGACGTACGAATGCGACCGTACAGATGACTTGGGCTGGCGCGCCGTATCCGAGCAAGTCAGCCATCACCCGCCAATGGTGGCACAGTTCTGTGAGGGTAGAAACTGGCGCTGCTGGCAAGAGTTTACTATGGCCTCAAAATTCCGCGGAAAGTATCTCCAG GTAATTCCTCTGGGCACAGCTCATTTAGAGTTTAACAGTGGTCAGCATCACTACACGTGGCGCAAGGTCACGACAACGGTGCATAACATAATCGTAGGAAAGCTGTGGGTTGACCAGAGTGGCGACATGGACATTGTAAATCACAAGCAGGGAATCAAGTGCCATCTCAAGTACATACCCTACTCGTACTTCTCGCGAGACAGCCAACGTAAGGTCAAGGGTGTGGTGATGAACTCTAGCAAGGAGGTCAAATGGGTTGTGCAAGGCAACTGGGATTCCAAGATCGAGATCGCGCCGGTTATCAGTACTTCTGGGACACCTGACAATCCGGTCTACAAGACTGGACCATATAATTGCGCCTGGAAGCGGCGTCTGCCTCC AGATGACTGCGAAAAGTACTATAACTTTACGGAATTGGCCTGTCAACTGAATGAGCCGGAGGAAGGTGTGGCTCCAACGGACTCGCGTCTCAGACCCGATCAAAGATTAATGGAGAACGGATTGTGGGATGAAGCTAATGCCGAGAAGCTACGGTTAGAAGAAAAGCAAAGGTCCGTCAGAAGGGCGCGTGAAAATGATGCCGAAAAGTCGGCTTCGCAAG GTTTACCTTATTCCGCATACGAGCCATTGTGGTTCAAGAAGCAAGAGGATCCGTACACGGATAGCCTTTGTCATATGTACAATGGCGAATACTGGGACTGCAAGAACAAGCAGGATTGGTCGCGGTGTCCGaacattttttag
- the LOC100121358 gene encoding oxysterol-binding protein 1 isoform X7, translating to MAQTEVKLQHGGKKGWLFKWTNYLKGYQRRWFVLSDGLLSYYRNPGEMSHTCRGTISLHGALIHTVDACTFVVSNGGTQTFHIKAATEVERQEWVTALELSKAKAIQAMESEEEDEYQDNDNQKGEHVSTIKDLTERLETLQKWNDILTKRGTILQRALNDLESLETISPDLSTKIKTVNEKATQFKIAANAMIKSSDEYLQLAQQQEPKWKKMLQHERDQKVRIEKMVEQLARQHSHLEEAAQHALPAAGQAHRQSHAVVNTSPSEDDEDNVEFYDAQESDTFTLSVPGEEGIDSLERAERERTDSQGSDDGSSSEGDPTPLSSADPTRSDSYLIVTENNTTQQSAASLTEVDSTAWQSNNGSSGVSGMNAGGGQSGTVSKRKRRTRVPDKPNYPLNLWSIMKNCIGKELSKIPMPVNFSEPLSMLQRLTEDYEYAEILDRAAECTDSYEQMAYVAAFTVSSYSTTASRTGKPFNPLLGETYECDRTDDLGWRAVSEQVSHHPPMVAQFCEGRNWRCWQEFTMASKFRGKYLQVIPLGTAHLEFNSGQHHYTWRKVTTTVHNIIVGKLWVDQSGDMDIVNHKQGIKCHLKYIPYSYFSRDSQRKVKGVVMNSSKEVKWVVQGNWDSKIEIAPVISTSGTPDNPVYKTGPYNCAWKRRLPPDDCEKYYNFTELACQLNEPEEGVAPTDSRLRPDQRLMENGLWDEANAEKLRLEEKQRSVRRARENDAEKSASQGLPYSAYEPLWFKKQEDPYTDSLCHMYNGEYWDCKNKQDWSRCPNIF from the exons ATGGCCCAGACCGAGGTCAAGCTGCAGCATGGTGGCAAGAAGGGATGGTTGTTCAAGTGGACCAACTATCTTAAAGGTTACCAGCGGAGATGGTTCGTTCTATCGGACGGACTGCTATCCTACTACAG GAATCCTGGTGAAATGTCTCACACCTGTCGAGGCACAATATCATTACACGGGGCCTTAATACACACAGTGGATGCCTGCACCTTTGTGGTGAGCAATGGAGGGACACAGACTTTTCACATAAAAGCAGCCACTGAGGTTGAACGACAAGAATGGGTCACAGCACTCGAACTGTCCAAAGCCAAGGCCATCCAAGCTATGGAGTCTG aagaggaggatgAGTACCAAGACAACGACAATCAAAAGGGCGAACACGTTTCGACGATCAAGGACCTGACCGAGAGGCTTGAGACGCTGCAGAAGTGGAATGACATTTTGACGAAGAGAGGAACGATACTTCAGCGGGCTCTCAACGATCTGGAGTCGCTCGAGACGATTTCCCCGGATCTGTCGACCAAGATTAAGACCGTCAACGAGAAAGCTACCCAGTTCAAAATCGCCGCCAATGCCATGATAAAA TCGAGCGACGAGTACCTACAGCTGGCTCAGCAACAGGAGCCCAAATGGAAGAAGATGCTGCAGCATGAACGGGACCAAAAGGTCCGGATAGAAAAGATGGTGGAGCAACTCGCACGACAGCACTCGCATCTCGAGGAGGCAGCGCAACACGCGCTGCCAGCCGCTGGACAGGCGCACAGACAGAGCC ACGCAGTGGTTAACACGTCGCCGAGCGAGGACGACGAGGACAACGTCGAGTTCTACGATGCCCAGGAATCGGACACGTTCACCCTGAGTGTACCAGGCGAAGAGGGCATCGACTCGCTGGAGCGAGCCGAGCGCGAGCGCACTGACTCCCAGGGCAGCGATGATGGTTCGAGCTCCGAAGGTGATCCGACACCTCTCTCCAGTGCCGACCCGACTCGCTCGGACTCCTACCTTATTGTGACCGAGAACAACACGACCCAACAGTCAGCTGCCAGTCTCACCGAAGTCGACAGC ACGGCTTGGCAGTCGAACAATGGCAGCAGCGGCGTGTCCGGGATGAACGCCGGGGGTGGCCAGTCCGGCACCGTGTCGAAGCGGAAGCGTAGGACTCGCGTACCCGACAAGCCCAACTATCCGTTGAACCTTTGGAGCATAATGAAAAACTGCATCGGCAAGGAGTTATCCAAGATTCCGATGCCTGTCAACTTCTCCGAGCCGCTCAGTATGCTCCAGCGGCTCACAGAGGACTACGAATACGCGGAGATCCTCGATAG AGCGGCCGAGTGCACGGATAGCTACGAGCAAATGGCCTACGTCGCGGCGTTCACGGTATCCAGCTACTCGACCACGGCTTCACGGACTGGCAAACCCTTTAATCCACTGCTCGGCGAGACGTACGAATGCGACCGTACAGATGACTTGGGCTGGCGCGCCGTATCCGAGCAAGTCAGCCATCACCCGCCAATGGTGGCACAGTTCTGTGAGGGTAGAAACTGGCGCTGCTGGCAAGAGTTTACTATGGCCTCAAAATTCCGCGGAAAGTATCTCCAG GTAATTCCTCTGGGCACAGCTCATTTAGAGTTTAACAGTGGTCAGCATCACTACACGTGGCGCAAGGTCACGACAACGGTGCATAACATAATCGTAGGAAAGCTGTGGGTTGACCAGAGTGGCGACATGGACATTGTAAATCACAAGCAGGGAATCAAGTGCCATCTCAAGTACATACCCTACTCGTACTTCTCGCGAGACAGCCAACGTAAGGTCAAGGGTGTGGTGATGAACTCTAGCAAGGAGGTCAAATGGGTTGTGCAAGGCAACTGGGATTCCAAGATCGAGATCGCGCCGGTTATCAGTACTTCTGGGACACCTGACAATCCGGTCTACAAGACTGGACCATATAATTGCGCCTGGAAGCGGCGTCTGCCTCC AGATGACTGCGAAAAGTACTATAACTTTACGGAATTGGCCTGTCAACTGAATGAGCCGGAGGAAGGTGTGGCTCCAACGGACTCGCGTCTCAGACCCGATCAAAGATTAATGGAGAACGGATTGTGGGATGAAGCTAATGCCGAGAAGCTACGGTTAGAAGAAAAGCAAAGGTCCGTCAGAAGGGCGCGTGAAAATGATGCCGAAAAGTCGGCTTCGCAAG GTTTACCTTATTCCGCATACGAGCCATTGTGGTTCAAGAAGCAAGAGGATCCGTACACGGATAGCCTTTGTCATATGTACAATGGCGAATACTGGGACTGCAAGAACAAGCAGGATTGGTCGCGGTGTCCGaacattttttag